One genomic segment of Gottschalkia acidurici 9a includes these proteins:
- the cas7i gene encoding type I-B CRISPR-associated protein Cas7/Cst2/DevR produces MKTKLMPKGLSMSMIFEAESANYGEAVGNVASLKKMARDKGEQYTYISRQAIRYNIIEQLGEELATVKAEGSGDKKVIQFDSNSTIDKYPEIDFFGYLKTEKGTGGRKRSAKVRLSNAISLETFKGDLDFLTNKGLADRLNENMNIAQSEIHRSYYRYTMVIDLDQIGIDEEYSIEIDNSEKARRVNKLLDTVALLYRDIRGRREDLKPLFVVGGVYDIKNPVFENVLSVKDNRVLVNQIEGVLFDNIREDTHCGLIEGKFENDNEIKEKLSAISMPEFFYILKEKVKSYYEGN; encoded by the coding sequence ATGAAAACTAAACTAATGCCAAAAGGATTATCTATGTCTATGATTTTTGAAGCAGAAAGTGCGAATTATGGGGAAGCTGTAGGAAATGTTGCATCATTAAAGAAAATGGCTAGAGATAAAGGTGAACAATATACTTATATTTCAAGACAAGCAATTAGATATAATATCATAGAGCAATTAGGAGAAGAATTAGCTACTGTAAAAGCAGAAGGAAGTGGAGATAAGAAGGTTATTCAATTTGATTCAAACTCAACTATAGATAAGTATCCTGAGATAGATTTTTTTGGATATCTAAAAACTGAAAAAGGAACTGGTGGAAGGAAGCGTTCTGCTAAAGTAAGATTGTCTAATGCTATATCTCTAGAAACATTCAAGGGGGATTTAGACTTTTTAACTAACAAAGGATTAGCAGACAGATTAAATGAAAATATGAATATAGCTCAATCTGAAATTCATAGATCATATTATAGATATACTATGGTTATAGACTTAGATCAAATAGGTATAGATGAGGAATATTCTATTGAAATAGACAATAGTGAAAAAGCAAGAAGAGTTAATAAACTGCTAGACACAGTTGCTTTACTATATAGAGACATTAGAGGAAGAAGAGAGGATTTAAAGCCTCTATTTGTAGTAGGTGGAGTATACGATATAAAAAACCCTGTATTTGAAAATGTACTGAGTGTAAAAGATAATAGAGTACTAGTTAACCAAATAGAAGGAGTCTTATTTGACAATATAAGAGAAGATACACACTGTGGGCTAATAGAAGGGAAATTTGAGAATGATAATGAGATAAAAGAAAAGTTGAGCGCTATATCTATGCCTGAATTTTTTTATATTTTAAAAGAGAAGGTAAAAAGTTATTATGAAGGAAACTAA
- the cas5b gene encoding type I-B CRISPR-associated protein Cas5b, giving the protein MKETKKAVRLKLRQDMVNYKKPTSFQLKETYPLPPYSTVIGMVHSLCDYKDYEKMEISIQGKYHSKVNDLYTRYEFKNGMRFEESRHQLKVGDFGISRGVSTIELLVDVELLIHIIPEDQALVEEIGRAFLYPREYPSLGRREDLVVIKEAKVVDIFEEELGKSLRMRDDYSAYIPMHLFEEVKLKDKVQGIDTSGTIYKLNKNYELVDYGTKKSPKIFRKWDKKQVVYGSNISAIRKRIITLDMDKNIVFSV; this is encoded by the coding sequence ATGAAGGAAACTAAAAAGGCTGTTAGATTAAAGTTACGTCAAGATATGGTCAACTATAAGAAGCCTACGAGCTTTCAATTAAAAGAAACTTATCCACTACCACCATATTCCACAGTAATCGGTATGGTACATAGTCTTTGTGATTACAAAGATTATGAGAAAATGGAAATAAGTATACAGGGGAAGTATCATTCTAAAGTAAATGACTTATACACTAGATATGAGTTTAAAAACGGCATGAGGTTTGAGGAATCAAGGCATCAATTAAAGGTAGGTGACTTTGGTATAAGTAGAGGGGTTTCTACAATTGAACTGTTAGTAGATGTAGAGTTATTGATTCATATTATTCCAGAAGATCAAGCTTTAGTTGAAGAAATAGGGAGAGCTTTTTTATATCCTAGAGAATATCCTTCACTTGGAAGAAGAGAGGATTTAGTGGTTATAAAAGAAGCTAAAGTGGTTGATATTTTCGAAGAAGAGCTAGGAAAGTCGCTAAGAATGAGAGATGATTATAGTGCATATATACCTATGCATTTATTTGAGGAAGTGAAACTAAAAGATAAGGTTCAAGGAATAGATACTTCTGGAACTATATATAAATTAAATAAAAATTATGAACTAGTCGACTATGGAACTAAGAAGTCACCTAAGATATTCAGAAAGTGGGATAAAAAACAAGTAGTATATGGTTCTAATATTTCAGCTATAAGAAAGAGAATAATAACTTTAGATATGGACAAAAATATTGTATTTTCTGTGTGA
- a CDS encoding CRISPR-associated helicase/endonuclease Cas3 — protein MIAINNYLAKSNPKETIIEHTDKLIKNFDILKEMYPSLQVNWDMLYKVCLYHDLGKMNIKFQDKIEKRKRHDDEIPHGILSLAFIDFEDLEEQGYSEDDIKIIFHSIAYHHDRVLDYTNDQLEEEIESLKSEFFGFKYDKLEFKFINDYIEEQFFIANDRIYSKNENHFLKYIMIKGLLNRLDYAASGHVKVETKNDFLLNDLNEKLLESWKEKDSNSDWNKLQQYMINHREDNIVVVAQTGMGKTEAGLLWIGDNKGFFTLPLKTAINAIYERITDKIVIDNYDEKVGLLHSDMRREYLDRKHEIESDIDEYYNKTRQLSLPLTVCTIDQIFDFVYRYRGFESKLATLSYSKVVIDEVQMYSPDLLAYLVVGLSYIDKIGGKFAILTATLPKLFVDLLEKEKVQFKMPDPFTNKRIRHSLKVENQKLNSEFIKQVYDSNKVLVICNTVKEAQKIYGELKDSLDLENINLFHSGFIKKNRKTKEEQILKFGNKDNEGKGIWVATQVVEASLDIDFDILVTELSDLNGLFQRMGRCYRDRDWNKEGYNCYVFDGGEGKCTGVGAFIDKEIFRLSKKALKNIDGNIDENKKMELIDSVYTTEKLNGTDYYTKLIDAIVYVKSIESFEKSKKETMKMFRNIHSTTVIPKIVYDENKKK, from the coding sequence TTGATTGCTATAAATAATTATTTAGCTAAATCTAATCCTAAAGAAACAATTATAGAGCATACTGATAAACTAATTAAAAACTTTGATATCTTAAAAGAAATGTATCCCAGCTTACAAGTAAACTGGGACATGCTCTATAAAGTCTGTTTATATCACGATTTGGGAAAAATGAATATAAAGTTTCAAGATAAAATAGAAAAAAGAAAAAGACATGATGATGAAATACCACATGGTATATTGAGTTTGGCATTCATTGACTTCGAAGATTTAGAAGAGCAAGGATATTCAGAGGACGATATAAAAATAATATTTCACTCTATAGCATATCACCATGATAGAGTTTTAGATTACACAAATGATCAATTAGAAGAAGAAATAGAAAGTTTGAAAAGTGAATTTTTTGGATTTAAGTATGATAAGTTAGAATTCAAATTTATTAATGACTATATAGAAGAACAATTTTTTATAGCAAATGACAGAATTTATAGCAAAAATGAAAATCATTTTTTAAAATACATTATGATAAAAGGTTTATTAAATAGATTAGACTATGCAGCAAGTGGGCATGTAAAAGTGGAAACAAAGAATGACTTTTTACTTAATGATTTAAATGAGAAGTTATTAGAGAGTTGGAAGGAGAAAGACTCAAACTCAGATTGGAATAAGCTACAACAGTATATGATAAATCACAGGGAAGATAATATCGTAGTGGTAGCACAAACTGGAATGGGAAAAACAGAGGCTGGACTTTTATGGATAGGAGATAATAAAGGTTTTTTCACTTTACCATTAAAGACTGCTATAAATGCGATATATGAAAGAATAACTGATAAAATAGTTATAGATAACTACGATGAGAAAGTAGGACTACTACATTCAGATATGAGAAGAGAGTACTTAGATAGAAAACATGAAATCGAATCAGATATAGACGAATATTATAATAAAACTAGACAACTATCGTTACCACTTACAGTATGCACTATAGATCAAATATTTGACTTTGTATATAGATATAGAGGCTTTGAATCTAAATTGGCAACCTTGTCATATTCGAAAGTAGTTATAGATGAAGTACAAATGTACTCTCCTGATTTATTAGCATATTTAGTAGTGGGACTTTCTTATATAGATAAAATTGGTGGAAAGTTTGCGATACTTACGGCTACACTTCCGAAGCTATTTGTAGATTTACTAGAAAAAGAAAAAGTACAGTTTAAAATGCCTGATCCATTTACAAATAAAAGAATAAGACACAGCTTAAAAGTGGAAAATCAAAAACTAAATTCAGAATTTATAAAACAAGTTTACGATAGTAATAAAGTCTTAGTAATATGTAATACGGTGAAAGAAGCTCAAAAAATATATGGTGAGCTAAAAGATTCTTTAGATTTAGAGAATATAAATTTATTTCACAGCGGGTTCATAAAAAAGAACAGGAAAACTAAAGAAGAACAAATCTTAAAGTTTGGAAATAAAGATAATGAAGGTAAAGGAATATGGGTGGCAACTCAGGTGGTGGAGGCATCTTTAGATATTGACTTCGATATTTTAGTTACAGAGCTATCAGATTTAAATGGATTATTTCAAAGAATGGGAAGATGTTATAGAGATAGAGACTGGAATAAAGAAGGTTACAACTGTTATGTATTTGATGGTGGAGAAGGTAAATGTACAGGTGTAGGAGCCTTTATAGATAAAGAAATATTTAGATTGTCAAAAAAAGCTTTGAAAAATATAGATGGTAATATAGACGAAAATAAGAAAATGGAACTTATAGATAGTGTATATACTACAGAAAAACTTAATGGGACAGACTATTATACTAAATTGATAGATGCTATAGTATATGTTAAAAGTATAGAATCATTTGAAAAATCTAAGAAAGAAACCATGAAAATGTTTAGAAATATACATTCAACAACAGTAATACCTAAAATAGTATATGATGAAAATAAAAAGAAATAG
- the cas4 gene encoding CRISPR-associated protein Cas4 has translation MKKVTGVMIYYYFVCKRKLWYFINDITMEQNSDLVSMGKLIDETSYSREKKHIMIDEVINIDFLKNWKVLHEVKKSKKIEEASKWQLKYYIWVLREKGIDIEKGILDYPLLRKREDIIIEREDEEELRLVLEDIRKIKQQHLPPKGQKKAICKKCAYYELCYI, from the coding sequence ATGAAAAAAGTAACAGGGGTAATGATTTATTATTACTTCGTATGTAAAAGAAAGCTATGGTACTTCATAAATGATATTACAATGGAACAAAATAGTGATTTAGTAAGTATGGGAAAGCTTATAGACGAGACATCTTATAGTAGAGAAAAGAAACATATAATGATTGATGAGGTTATAAATATAGATTTTTTAAAAAACTGGAAAGTACTACACGAAGTTAAAAAGTCAAAAAAAATAGAAGAAGCGTCTAAATGGCAATTAAAGTATTATATATGGGTATTAAGAGAAAAAGGTATAGACATAGAGAAGGGAATACTTGATTATCCTCTCTTACGAAAAAGAGAAGATATTATTATAGAAAGAGAAGACGAAGAAGAATTAAGACTAGTACTAGAAGATATAAGAAAAATAAAACAACAACATTTACCACCTAAAGGTCAGAAAAAAGCTATATGTAAAAAGTGTGCATATTATGAACTATGCTATATTTAG